Below is a genomic region from Lutra lutra chromosome 5, mLutLut1.2, whole genome shotgun sequence.
AAGGGGTGTAAGGCACGGGGGTTAGATCCTGCGGTAGGGGTGGGTGTGCTAGGCACGGAGGGGAGGTCGTGTGGGTCACTGGAACACCAGCAGGCTAGTGGCAGATGAACGACCCAGTTCTCTCTGTCGTTGGCTCACGGGGAGTACCGAGTCCCCTGCAGCAGCAGGATCCCAGAAGCCAGGGGCTCGGCGTGGCCAGCTTGTGTCACAAGAACCTGTGGGTCCCCGGGGTCTGCCTAGCATCCTGTAGGCCTGGCCTTCCTACAAGCCCCTTGTCTAACCGTGGGCGCACTTCCCATCAATGCAGCCTGACCACCACAGAGCTCCTCCTGGCCTCCTGTCTACCTGCACACCGAGCCGGGGCTCCAGGGCTCCTGACTTAGAGACAAAACAGCAGCGCTGACCTTCTTGTCTCGGCACAAGGTTCTGGCTCCCGCCACATAGTCCATGTTCACGATCGGCCGCAGCCCACCGGGCTTGGGGAGGAAGCGGAGTCTGGACGTCAGGAGAGTCGCCCTGGCTTCGTGCTGTCTTCGGACCTCTGCGGCGGACAGCTCTCGGAGGCGCACGCTGGTGCGGTGCTGTCTGAAACACAGAGCCTCGTGGGCCGCGGCTGGGCGGGCGCACAGGAAGCGCAGGGCGGGGGGGCCTGCCCGAGAGCAGCCGGGCTCCTGAAGCGCCAGCGCCAGACGCCAGTCACCCAGGACACCGAGGCCAGCCAGCTGGAGGAGCCCCCTTCCACAGTGGGTGCCGGACACCAGGTTCCCTCCAGACAGAGCCCTGGGAGGCCCAGGCGGGAGCAGCCGGGACCCTTGGACAAGGATGGGCGAGGGGGTGACCGGTGCAGCCCCCCAGAGGAATGGAACCATCTGTCCGTGGGCCTGCCGGCCCCCTGcagcctctcccccaccaccgCCCACAGGCCGGCCCCAGCAAGGAAGCGGGGTATGCGAGCCCAACCCCCCATGGGGCCTCCGATGCCCGCCAGGCAGAGGGACAGTTTCCACAGTCCCTACAAGGACTCTCAGGAGCCACAAGATATTTGAATCATTACACAGGCCACACTGTTACATTGAACCCACAACAGAGGCTGCCCGACCCTCTCCCAGGTGCCGAAGGACACAGCCCAGCTCCCTCAGTGGAGATGTCCTGACTCAGGGCTCGGGCTTGGCCCAAGTGTGCAATGCAGCCCAGGAACCCCAATCTCGCCACTTTGGGGCCTTGCCaagccctgtgaggacacagcctCCTGGCCAGGGCTTGTCCTTCAGACTGGCAGACCGTCCCTGACGGGATCCTGAGCCAGCGTGTGGCCAACACACTCCTTCAGACGGACATGACACAGCCCTGCAGACGAGCCGAGCAGCCACTCCGGCAAGGCAAGCTGGAAGGTTCTGCCTCGGGGGCCCCTGCCTGAAGCACGCCTCTGTGCCAGATCCTGTCTGCACGCCACCACGGCCAAGACCATCCCGCTCATTCTGTGTGAATTCGAAGAGCATTTGACCCACGTACCAGGTCAAGCCAACGACCTGCCTGTGAGGTTGTTTCCATTCAGTACAACCTTCTCCCCTTTCAAGAGCCCAGACCCCAGGTGGCCCAGACTCTGACATCTCAGGTGAATGAAGGGGGCCCCAGGAGTCTGTGCCCAGGGTGGGACCCCCGGTGAGGGGTACCCGGAGGCATGGAGCCAGCTGGGGGGTCGGGACACGGGGCTGTCATCTGCACACACAGGGGGGCGGGACACGGGGCTGTCATCTGCACACACAGGGGGGTGAGACACGGGGCTGTCATCTGCGCACACGGGGAGCAGGACAGGGAGCTGTCATCTGCAAATGTGGTGGGGCGGGACACAGGGCTGTCATCTGTGCATGTGGGGGACAAGAAAGGGAGTTGTCATCTGCAAACACAGGGGAGCAGGACAGGGGACTGTCATCTGCACACACAGGGGGGAAGGATGCTGGGGCTGTCATCTGCACACGGAGGGGGACAGGACACGGGGCTGTCATCTGCACGCACGGGGAGGACGGGACATGGGTCTGTCATCTGCACACACAGGGGGGCGGGACACGGGGCTGTCATCTGCACACACAGGGGGGCGGGACACGGGGCTGTCATCTGCACACACAGGGGGGCGGGACACGGGGCTGTCATCTGCACACACAGGGGGGCGGGACACGGGGCTGTCATCTGCACACACAGGGGGGCGGGACACGGGGCTGTCATCTGCACACATGACGGGGGGGCGGCAGGACACGGGGCTGTCATGTGCGCACACAGAGACAATCGTGAGCGCGCGGCACTGGCAGAGACACCTGACTCCCAGGGTCTGTAACGGGCTCCAGACGCTCTTCCGGTAGAAGAAGAGCCGGTTCTTCTGAAACGTGGTTTCCGTGACGTAGAAAAATGACCTGAGCAGCTCAACCACGTAGGTGCCCATCAACCAGCACAGGAGCCTGGCCAGGACCCCTTCTCTGCGGCGGTGCTCGGCGGCCGGCACACTGCGAGCCCCTGGAATGGGAAAGGCACAGACTGCAGTGTCCACTCTGCCCATCGCAGCCACACTGGCTGCTCGAAACGGGCAGGCAgggactgaggctcagggaacaCGATCCTTGGCCCGAGGGGGACACACGCCATTACCACATGTCTGCTGACTGCGGGACGGGAGAACACCTTGGATGTGTGGCGGAATAAGACATTACTGGTTTCACGTTTCCTTTGCTACTTTATAAAGTGGCTACTGGAGTTTCAATGACGCAGGCAGTCACATCACATTTCTACTAGACAGAGAGGGGCTTCGTCATCCGTCCTGGCTTACGAGCAGGATGGAGAAGCAGAGACACACTCTCCCTGGGGGGACCTGGCCATTCAGCAGCATCACCGCTGGGCAGCAGGGTCCAGATGTACCCGGGGCTTCCCAGGCCAAACCACACAGGGGTAAGGGCCGCCAGACGCTGTGCAGCTGGGAACGGGCACCAGAGAGCTGCGAGAACTTACACAGGACCGTAGACATACACCACGGGAATGGGAAGTCACTCCATGGGGCCGGGGACACGCACCATGGACCCAAACTGTCCTCTGTACTCTATTCTGTGCACTTGGTAGGAAGGGCACCCAGAATCTGGTCTGGGGGAGAGGACAGAACAGTGAGAGGGGGCAGGGACACAAGGGCAGGGACAGAGTTCAATGACCACTGACCAGAACATAGCACGACCTCTAACCGGGGGCATAACTAAGTGGGAGATCACATCAGGCCCTCGTGCTGCTCAGGACGAGGAACCCCGAGAGGACAGCAGAGCTCGCAGCTCCCAGCCGCCACCGGGGCAAACCAGGAAGgagggtggagtgggagaggcacATGGTTCCCTGCAAACAGGGACGAAGGGCACAGGAAAGGCAGACAAACTGGGAAGAAAGATGAGGGGGCATCGGGCACGTCTAGAGTCAGAGGAAAGAAGTCAGATTCTCCAGGTTAGTGGCAAAGATTGCCAGACTGGACGAAAGCCAAAATAGCAGCTGCTGACCAGCAAGGCCCAAACCGTGAGGCTCCAGGAAGGCTGGACGCCGACACCCGCCAGGAGAGAGCTGGCACGCCGCTCGGGGGCATCAGGACAGATGTTAACGTAATGGGCACTGACAGCCCCAGGGACGTGAACCTTCTGGAATGCTCACACCTGGTACAACCTGACAGATACCATCGGAACAGGGAGCAACGGACAAACCCGCCCCAGATGAAGACAGCACTGCCCCTAGCATCTCGCCCTCGGCACAGGGACGGGGGATCTCGGGTGGTGTGAATGCAACAGCCACCCGCAGGCCTGCAGACACACGAGGGACATGCACGTCTGCCCACCTTGAGCAGCCCAGATCCCGCAGACAGGCCGCCACACAGCCAAGTCACGAATCAACAGAAAAGATCACACAGAGCTCAGCAGCTCACTGACCAAAGACGACATCGAACAAGAAATGGAAACTTCTCAGAAGCGACTGAAACTGGACACGGGCAGCAAACAGAAGGTGGGGCACAGCTAAGACACAGCCAGGAAGGGAGCACGGCCGATCACTGGCCAGGCGCTCAGAGAGGCACGCCGGCGAACCTGATGGcagggcgggggggcagggacaCGGCTCTAAAACCCAACCGTGGCCCAGAAAGCCCCAGTGAGGACCCTACAGAGACACCAGATTCCACTCCGAAGGTCAAGGCCACCGTTCAGACTATCGTGGGGTGCGCGTAAGTCCACGGGACGGGATGACAGAGCACAGCCCACACAAGACCACCTGTGCCTGGGGTCAGGGAACAAGGGCTGCCACCAGCCTAATATGGGCCGGGGGGGGGGAcaggctgggggggcggggggcacctcCCCAGGTTCCATCAGGAATCCATTCTGTGATGTCTAGTGACACTGGGCAGCAGATGGGGAAAGCCCAGCAGTCTGGCCtctggggatggggacaggaaTAAGagggcagagtggcaagcaggaCGCTGGTCGAGGTTGGCTTGACAGAGACCGAGCCCTGCCCAGATGACGGTCTGCACGGGGGAGGGTGGAAAAGATGACCCGAGGGCCATGCTTACAGAGCCTTGATCTCATTTATTCAGCCTTGTGTGCAATGTGCGTGGCCACAGCCGCAGGAAGGAACAGGCCGCCAGGGCCACAGCTCGAGTGTGCAAGGACACAGGGAGGTCCAGGGGCTGGGCCCGTCACCTGGGAAAGCACCAGGTCCTTCCTGTGTGCGGTACGCGGGGCATGGAAGACCTCGTATGAAGCTGGGGACGGGGCCTCGGAACTCAACGCTTCCACCAAGTGAGCGGCAGCCTGAGAGCACCGGTGCTGTGCCGGGCACCTTGGAGGGTCAACCACGCCGCGCCGGGAAGGGAGTGGCTGGTTATGAGCACACAGGCATGACCAGTGCGAAAGTTCTAGAAATGTGCTGTGCAACACGGCCCTTACGCTTTGCAACGTGTCTTGTAGACTAAACCATTCGTTAGGAGGGTGCATCTCAGGCGGCGTGCTGTTTTCCCacaattaaaacacaaaacttaCAAGCCCAAGTTATTGGAAAGTTGCTCAGAGCCTCTTGGGGAACCAGAAAGGGTGTACCCTTGGAGACCATCACAATCACGATCTTTGGAGATGAGGCGGGTGCACTTTAAGCTCTACCGTGGGAGACTGAGATAGATACCCCAGGTGGTGACCCTGGTTCTGAGAGGGCTCGCCAATCTTCTCATCTAGGAGTCTCAGATGTCTTGCAAGCTTGGGGAGTAGATCAAATGGCAAAACCCCAGGGTCTCTCCTTGTTGCCACTCCCCACCAGGGACCTTGGCCGGCGGCTGGACCTGCATCCCCACATCTGCTCCCCGCGCGTGTCCCCAGGGCCTGCGTGTCCCCAGTGCCTGCCTCAGTCCATGTAAAGCAGGCAGGAGGGgtcagaggtggagggagggacctGGTCCTGTAGGTCCAACCAGGCACCTGCGGCCTCTGCTGCTCACCTGGGCTCCCCCGCAGCCAGGCGCAGTCCTGCACTTTCATCTTCCACGTCAGCTCCTGGGGCGAGAGCTTGGCGTGCTTGCCCAGAGAGATGAACTTCTTCACGTTCCTCAAGAAGCGGCGCTGGTTGTGCCTGGAGCCCCAGAGCGCGGGGGGCACCAGCCGGCGCAGGCAGGCCCGCAGGAAAGCGTACACCTGCCAGGGGCTGCTGTGCTGCCGGAGAAGCTGGACCAGGCGCCGAGGGTCCGCGTTCTCCTCGGGGGCTGCCACCGGCCTCTCCAAAGGGCAGACGCCCCCTCCTCCGCGGGCCTGCTTGCTAGACGCGGCTCCAGGGGCCTCCGCCCGAAGCGGGCAGTGCGTCCTGAGGAGCGCGCGGTAAGGGCACCGCGCGTGGTTCCCAAGCAGCTCCTGGAACAGAGGCCGCATCCGCCAGTAGCGTGCGGGAAGGCGGCGCGTCCTGTGGGCAGCCCCTGCCCTCCGGGCCGTGGAGCCCAGAAAGACGGTCTCCACGAGTTTCCGGGCCCCGGTCAGGCTAGGCGGCAGGGCgctgagcaggaaggaggggcgcAGCCGCTCCCTGCCTCCTGAGCAGTAGAGGAAGTGCTTGGTTTCGGGGTGCGCTGGCTGATGGGGTACTCCCTGGGGTCCCTGAGATGGCTGTGCCGCAGCGGAGCTGAGACGAGTCCCAAGGGGCCCTCCCTCCCAAGAGGCAGCTTCTGCAGCGACCCTGACAGGTGTCACTCCGTGAGGTTTGTTGTCACCCGGCCCATGCGCCCTGCCCAGGTGGGCCTGGGCAGACGGCCTCTGGGTCCCCTGCTCGGGCTCCGGGGTCACGCCGCGCCTGGGCCTCTTGGCTAGAGGGGGACTGCTCCCGGATctgccccgccgccgccgccttgCGCCAGACTTCCAGGCCTGGCGCGTGGGTCGGAGGTCCTTCCAGGTCCCAGGACCGTGGCCGGGGGGCCCGAGGGGCCGAGACACGGCGGCGGGGACGCAGAGGTCGTAGAGCGGAGGCCCACACACCTGGTAGGCGCAGCTCGGGGCCACCAGCACGTAGAGCGCGCAGCACGTGAGCAGGTGGGCGAGCACATCGTCGCCCACGCGGCGCAGCAGCAGCCCCCACGCGCCGCTGCCGCGCAGAGTTTCCGTCACGGTGTTGGGCAGGTAGCTGCGCACGCTGGTGGTGAAGGCCAGGGGCGGCCCGCCGCGGGCCCCGTCTAGCAGGGCGAAGCCGAAAGCCAGCACGTTCCTGGCGCCGCGCTCGCACAGCCTCTGCACCACCCGGGCCACCAGCTCCTTCAGGCAGGACacctgcggggggtgggggtggggtcctgAAGGGCTGGGGACCGAGGCGCCCGGGGGCCCGAGCGCGcggccctccccctcccacaccgGCAGGCCCGAGCCGGGTTCCCGGGGCAGCCCACCTGGCGGAAGGACGGGGCGACGGGGGGTGGCCGCGCGTCCCAGGGCACGCACACCAGGCACTGGGCCACCAGCGCGCGGAAGGCCGCCGGGTCCCCGCGCCGCACCAGCCGCCGGCCCTGGGGCCCCAGGCGCCGCAGGAAGGAGGCCAGGGGCAGCACCTCCCGGTAACGGCTCCGCAGCAGAGCGCGCACGGCGCGGCACCGGGGCGCGCGCGGCATGGCCGGAGAGGGGCGGGTCCGCGGGAGGAAGGGGCGGGCCCGAGAGGGGGTCCGCACGAGGAGGCGGGGCTTCGGGGAggaaggggcggggcctgggcgggGTCTCGGCTTTCTAGGGTGTTGGCGCCCAGGTGTGGCGAGGCCCTGCGCGCTTTGGCGGCTGGACCGCATCCTCTCCACCCACGCCCCGCGATCCCGTGCAGGGAGCCGCCGTTGCAGGGGAGGTCGCACggcggggaggggtggaggcGACCGCGGCTCTGGGGTACCCGAGGGGGAGCCCCAACGTGGGGCACCTGGTGCGCCCTGCGCCGCCTGGGAGAGGGGCCCCTGGTTTGTCACTTTATCCCATGGGCCGTGTCCCAGGCGCCGAGGGCTGCGGGGGAGTGCGGGTGGAAGGAGCGGGGTAGCGAATAGGCGACGATGCCCGAGAAGGGTCGCTGGCGCTCCGCCCACGTGGGCCTGGGGGCAACGGAGGGCCCTGGTTCTTTCTGGTCAACTGGGTCTCCTAGACCCTGGGTTGTACTTTCCACTTTCAGGTCCTTAGGCTTCTGTTGTCTGCGCCAGTAACAGAACCCAAATCCGTTTCCTACCAACCGGGGTCCATGAAAGACGGGGAGAAACCGGAGCCCCAGGGCCCGTGTGGCGCCGTGAGCAGGCCCCTCACACCAGCTCCGGGCTCACTCGGAGTGGCCcgtggagggcagggctgggcaggtggAGGGACCTGCCTTGGCCTGGGAGCCCCTTCCCGCCCAGCCCAGACCCAGTGTTGACGGCGCTGGTCGTGAGGCTGGAACGAGAGTTGCGAATGGCCTTCCTAATGAGACAACACCAACGCGGCCTCCACGCACGTTCAGGCTCCAATCGCTGAGCATTAGGCAAACTCGTGCGTCTCGGGGGGCTCCCGGGGTGACAGAACGAGCTCAGCAAACTGCATAGCTGGGCACGTGTTGACCTTGAACAATGTAAGAAACGTTTTCAGGAAATTACTTTTATTCACAGCCTTGCATTTAAACAGGCCTCCTCACTGGCCGCGCTGTGCGGGTGGAGGAGGGCTCTGACCGTGTCCCGCCCTGGAGGGTTCCACAGAGTCCACGGAGGGTTCCACGGTGTCCGCGGCCTCCAGGGCCGTGTCGGAGACCCGCTGACTTCTCACTTTGCCACTGGTGCGTTTGCCGCTGCTGGGGGCAAGCTGTTCTTTTCCAACAAAGTTCCTCTGCTTCCCCGGAGAAGCCTGCTCAGAAGACAGATGTTTTTAGAAAAAGCAGAGTAGGAAAACCGAGGCAGAAAAGGACACGTGGGGTTGATACCGTGTTGATGGTGAGGAAGGGCGTCCCAGCCCGCATGGAGACCCTGCATCTCCGGGGTCGTGGGTGCGTTAGCCTGTCCCGGAAAGCAGGTGCTGGTCTGAAATGATTGCGTCGGAAACGTGAGAGTTTGTTCCAAGGAAACGCTGTGGCTTCAGAAGGAACACAACAGCAGCTTCGTTCTGAGACTTCTGGGAGGCCACGGGTGGGCTTCCCACTCGACACCCGGAAGTTTCTAAACTGAGCGCGTTGGGCACCGGGAGCCAAAGAATGCCGCGGTGCTGCTGGTTCAGTGCAGCGGGAGGAGTCCCCCACCGCCCTGTGTGTGGGCCTCCGTGTGGGCTGGACGGACTGACCCAAGAGACGTCTAAGGGCACGTGCACTGGGCGTGGGGGGCCACCCAGGCAGTTCAGGGGGCCGGATGGATGTCGACAGACCACTTCTCCCCGGTCCATGAGGAACCATGGAAATGACAAGAGCAGATCTCAGgaagccccagccctgcccgaGTGACCTGAGCCTGGGGAGGCCGTCGTCAGTGCCCGGGCAGGGCTTGCTGCCCGCGGTCACTGGGCTGCAGGCTGGCGTAGGCAGGCTGCCCTGGGGGAGAGCTGGCCCTGGATGGCAGTGTGGGGAGGAGCTTGTGAGGGGATGGCATGTCCAGGGCTGGGCCTGCTGGCCGGGCACCCTCCCAGGCGAACACACGCCTCAGCTCCAAATGGGTGTCCCCAGCTAGGCCGCTGCCCAAGTGAACACAGGGCGGTCTGCTGCACACAGGCTTCTGTCCAGGTGGAAGCTGCCCACAAAGGGAGcatgagaaagaaatgacatcGTCATCGTGGTCTTGCCGACAGAGGGCCCACACTATCCGAGCCCCCAGGGCCCCTGCTTCTGGGAAGGGCCCACCATGGGGCACCGTCCAAGGTGCTGTGACGCCAGCATCTGCCTCTGTCTGCAtctctctgactctgactctcCTCCAATCCCAGCCACGAAGTCCCTCGTGCCAGCCAAGGCCGCGTCCCCGGGATCTGGGACTAGGACGTGGCCTCCTTCCCTTGATGCTCAGCATGACAGAGAATACAATGGTTGCTTTGTTCTGCCTCTGAGTGCCTCTCCTGGTGTCCCCAGCAGGTGACCTCCCGGAACGCGGGAACCCTTGGCCAGAGCCAGTCTGGTACTAGGCATGGTCCGGTGTGTGTGCGGAGCTGGATGTCCTCTCACTGCCCATGTGGATTTGTGTGACCAGCACGGCTCTCACCATGTGGAATGGTACTACGGGCTCCAGGGTCCCCGTGCTGCCCcccccctgccctgtcccctggcCTCTGACCACCAGCCTCCTCAGCAGGGAAACTGTCCTTTTGAGGCTAGAAACGGAAACACAGCATATGTGACAAACAGAGACGGGTGCTGTGCTCTGTGTCCTTCCCATGGGGCCAGTGGTTTGCTGCTTTCCATCTCAAAGCAGTGTCTGGGCTGTGGGGGCACAGGGGACATGACCACATGCTGCTGAAGGTAGTCTGGGAGTCTCCCACCTTGGAGCTGTGCAGACTGTTCGTAGACAGGGTTTTGTGCCGGATCACATAACTTGTCGTTATTCCTGGACAGAGGTCCAGGAGAGTGGCCGGGTCACACTGTAAGGGGGGGGGCGTGCCACCTCTGTTCCACGGGCACTCTGTGGGCTCCTGCTTCCCT
It encodes:
- the TERT gene encoding telomerase reverse transcriptase isoform X3; amino-acid sequence: MPRAPRCRAVRALLRSRYREVLPLASFLRRLGPQGRRLVRRGDPAAFRALVAQCLVCVPWDARPPPVAPSFRQVSCLKELVARVVQRLCERGARNVLAFGFALLDGARGGPPLAFTTSVRSYLPNTVTETLRGSGAWGLLLRRVGDDVLAHLLTCCALYVLVAPSCAYQVCGPPLYDLCVPAAVSRPLGPPGHGPGTWKDLRPTRQAWKSGARRRRRGRSGSSPPLAKRPRRGVTPEPEQGTQRPSAQAHLGRAHGPGDNKPHGVTPVRVAAEAASWEGGPLGTRLSSAAAQPSQGPQGVPHQPAHPETKHFLYCSGGRERLRPSFLLSALPPSLTGARKLVETVFLGSTARRAGAAHRTRRLPARYWRMRPLFQELLGNHARCPYRALLRTHCPLRAEAPGAASSKQARGGGGVCPLERPVAAPEENADPRRLVQLLRQHSSPWQVYAFLRACLRRLVPPALWGSRHNQRRFLRNVKKFISLGKHAKLSPQELTWKMKVQDCAWLRGSPGARSVPAAEHRRREGVLARLLCWLMGTYVVELLRSFFYVTETTFQKNRLFFYRKSVWSPLQTLGVRQHRTSVRLRELSAAEVRRQHEARATLLTSRLRFLPKPGGLRPIVNMDYVAGARTLCRDKKIQHLTSQVKTLFSVLNYERARRPRLLGASVLGMDDIHRAWHDFVLRVRARDPAPRLYFVKVDVTGAYDALPQDRLAEVVANVLRPHENTYCLRRYAVVRRTAQGHVRRSFKRHVSTFTDLPPYMRQFVERLQETSSLRDSVVIEQSYSLNEASSGLFHLFLSLVYNHVIRIGGNLLLRLVDDFLLVTPHLKQAQAFLRTLVRGVPEYGCTANLQKTAVNFPVEDMALGSAAPLQLPAHCLFPWCGLLLDTQTLEVSCDYSSYARTSIRSSLTFSQGTRPGRSLRYKLFTLLRLKCCALFLDLQVNCVRTVYANVYKIFLLQAYRFHACVLQFPFDQPVRKNPAFFLRIISDTASRCYSLLKARNTGMSLGAKGASGLFPSEAARWLCLQAFLLKLARHSGTYRCLLGALRAAQGHLCRQLPRATLAALEAAADPSLTADFNTILD
- the TERT gene encoding telomerase reverse transcriptase isoform X2; protein product: MPRAPRCRAVRALLRSRYREVLPLASFLRRLGPQGRRLVRRGDPAAFRALVAQCLVCVPWDARPPPVAPSFRQVSCLKELVARVVQRLCERGARNVLAFGFALLDGARGGPPLAFTTSVRSYLPNTVTETLRGSGAWGLLLRRVGDDVLAHLLTCCALYVLVAPSCAYQVCGPPLYDLCVPAAVSRPLGPPGHGPGTWKDLRPTRQAWKSGARRRRRGRSGSSPPLAKRPRRGVTPEPEQGTQRPSAQAHLGRAHGPGDNKPHGVTPVRVAAEAASWEGGPLGTRLSSAAAQPSQGPQGVPHQPAHPETKHFLYCSGGRERLRPSFLLSALPPSLTGARKLVETVFLGSTARRAGAAHRTRRLPARYWRMRPLFQELLGNHARCPYRALLRTHCPLRAEAPGAASSKQARGGGGVCPLERPVAAPEENADPRRLVQLLRQHSSPWQVYAFLRACLRRLVPPALWGSRHNQRRFLRNVKKFISLGKHAKLSPQELTWKMKVQDCAWLRGSPGARSVPAAEHRRREGVLARLLCWLMGTYVVELLRSFFYVTETTFQKNRLFFYRKSVWSPLQTLGVRQHRTSVRLRELSAAEVRRQHEARATLLTSRLRFLPKPGGLRPIVNMDYVAGARTLCRDKKIQHLTSQVKTLFSVLNYERARRPRLLGASVLGMDDIHRAWHDFVLRVRARDPAPRLYFVKVDVTGAYDALPQDRLAEVVANVLRPHENTYCLRRYAVVRRTAQGHVRRSFKRHVSTFTDLPPYMRQFVERLQETSSLRDSVVIEQSYSLNEASSGLFHLFLSLVYNHVIRIGGKSYVQCQGIPQGSVLSTLLCSLCYGDMERRLFPGIQQDGLLLRLVDDFLLVTPHLKQAQAFLRTLVRGVPEYGCTANLQKTAVNFPVEDMALGSAAPLQLPAHCLFPWCGLLLDTQTLEVSCDYSSYARTSIRSSLTFSQGTRPGRSLRYKLFTLLRLKCCALFLDLQVNCVRTVYANVYKIFLLQAYRFHACVLQFPFDQPVRKNPAFFLRIISDTASRCYSLLKARNTGLLAQAGSSQWHLPVSLGGTPGSPRAPVPTAPEGDLGRLGGSG
- the TERT gene encoding telomerase reverse transcriptase isoform X1, with translation MPRAPRCRAVRALLRSRYREVLPLASFLRRLGPQGRRLVRRGDPAAFRALVAQCLVCVPWDARPPPVAPSFRQVSCLKELVARVVQRLCERGARNVLAFGFALLDGARGGPPLAFTTSVRSYLPNTVTETLRGSGAWGLLLRRVGDDVLAHLLTCCALYVLVAPSCAYQVCGPPLYDLCVPAAVSRPLGPPGHGPGTWKDLRPTRQAWKSGARRRRRGRSGSSPPLAKRPRRGVTPEPEQGTQRPSAQAHLGRAHGPGDNKPHGVTPVRVAAEAASWEGGPLGTRLSSAAAQPSQGPQGVPHQPAHPETKHFLYCSGGRERLRPSFLLSALPPSLTGARKLVETVFLGSTARRAGAAHRTRRLPARYWRMRPLFQELLGNHARCPYRALLRTHCPLRAEAPGAASSKQARGGGGVCPLERPVAAPEENADPRRLVQLLRQHSSPWQVYAFLRACLRRLVPPALWGSRHNQRRFLRNVKKFISLGKHAKLSPQELTWKMKVQDCAWLRGSPGARSVPAAEHRRREGVLARLLCWLMGTYVVELLRSFFYVTETTFQKNRLFFYRKSVWSPLQTLGVRQHRTSVRLRELSAAEVRRQHEARATLLTSRLRFLPKPGGLRPIVNMDYVAGARTLCRDKKIQHLTSQVKTLFSVLNYERARRPRLLGASVLGMDDIHRAWHDFVLRVRARDPAPRLYFVKVDVTGAYDALPQDRLAEVVANVLRPHENTYCLRRYAVVRRTAQGHVRRSFKRHVSTFTDLPPYMRQFVERLQETSSLRDSVVIEQSYSLNEASSGLFHLFLSLVYNHVIRIGGKSYVQCQGIPQGSVLSTLLCSLCYGDMERRLFPGIQQDGLLLRLVDDFLLVTPHLKQAQAFLRTLVRGVPEYGCTANLQKTAVNFPVEDMALGSAAPLQLPAHCLFPWCGLLLDTQTLEVSCDYSSYARTSIRSSLTFSQGTRPGRSLRYKLFTLLRLKCCALFLDLQVNCVRTVYANVYKIFLLQAYRFHACVLQFPFDQPVRKNPAFFLRIISDTASRCYSLLKARNTGMSLGAKGASGLFPSEAARWLCLQAFLLKLARHSGTYRCLLGALRAAQGHLCRQLPRATLAALEAAADPSLTADFNTILD
- the TERT gene encoding telomerase reverse transcriptase isoform X5; translation: MPRAPRCRAVRALLRSRYREVLPLASFLRRLGPQGRRLVRRGDPAAFRALVAQCLVCVPWDARPPPVAPSFRQVSCLKELVARVVQRLCERGARNVLAFGFALLDGARGGPPLAFTTSVRSYLPNTVTETLRGSGAWGLLLRRVGDDVLAHLLTCCALYVLVAPSCAYQVCGPPLYDLCVPAAVSRPLGPPGHGPGTWKDLRPTRQAWKSGARRRRRGRSGSSPPLAKRPRRGVTPEPEQGTQRPSAQAHLGRAHGPGDNKPHGVTPVRVAAEAASWEGGPLGTRLSSAAAQPSQGPQGVPHQPAHPETKHFLYCSGGRERLRPSFLLSALPPSLTGARKLVETVFLGSTARRAGAAHRTRRLPARYWRMRPLFQELLGNHARCPYRALLRTHCPLRAEAPGAASSKQARGGGGVCPLERPVAAPEENADPRRLVQLLRQHSSPWQVYAFLRACLRRLVPPALWGSRHNQRRFLRNVKKFISLGKHAKLSPQELTWKMKVQDCAWLRGSPGARSVPAAEHRRREGVLARLLCWLMGTYVVELLRSFFYVTETTFQKNRLFFYRKSVWSPLQTLGVRQHRTSVRLRELSAAEVRRQHEARATLLTSRLRFLPKPGGLRPIVNMDYVAGARTLCRDKKIQHLTSQVKTLFSVLNYERARRPRLLGASVLGMDDIHRAWHDFVLRVRARDPAPRLYFVKVDVTGAYDALPQDRLAEVVANVLRPHENTYCLRRYAVVRRTAQGHVRRSFKRHVSTFTDLPPYMRQFVERLQETSSLRDSVVIEQSYSLNEASSGLFHLFLSLVYNHVIRIGGKSYVQCQGIPQGSVLSTLLCSLCYGDMERRLFPGIQQDGLLLRLVDDFLLVTPHLKQAQAFLRTLVRGVPEYGCTANLQKTAVNFPVEDMALGSAAPLQLPAHCLFPWCGLLLDTQTLEVSCDYSSADKGPAPVTQQHGAGFKPGPGNSASLVAPSSAEVRHGGLQQGHDGRGHGGEGAARGGASARLCPPPEKLLS
- the TERT gene encoding telomerase reverse transcriptase isoform X4; the encoded protein is MPRAPRCRAVRALLRSRYREVLPLASFLRRLGPQGRRLVRRGDPAAFRALVAQCLVCVPWDARPPPVAPSFRQVSCLKELVARVVQRLCERGARNVLAFGFALLDGARGGPPLAFTTSVRSYLPNTVTETLRGSGAWGLLLRRVGDDVLAHLLTCCALYVLVAPSCAYQVCGPPLYDLCVPAAVSRPLGPPGHGPGTWKDLRPTRQAWKSGARRRRRGRSGSSPPLAKRPRRGVTPEPEQGTQRPSAQAHLGRAHGPGDNKPHGVTPVRVAAEAASWEGGPLGTRLSSAAAQPSQGPQGVPHQPAHPETKHFLYCSGGRERLRPSFLLSALPPSLTGARKLVETVFLGSTARRAGAAHRTRRLPARYWRMRPLFQELLGNHARCPYRALLRTHCPLRAEAPGAASSKQARGGGGVCPLERPVAAPEENADPRRLVQLLRQHSSPWQVYAFLRACLRRLVPPALWGSRHNQRRFLRNVKKFISLGKHAKLSPQELTWKMKVQDCAWLRGSPGARSVPAAEHRRREGVLARLLCWLMGTYVVELLRSFFYVTETTFQKNRLFFYRKSVWSPLQTLGVRQHRTSVRLRELSAAEVRRQHEARATLLTSRLRFLPKPGGLRPIVNMDYVAGARTLCRDKKIQHLTSQVKTLFSVLNYERARRPRLLGASVLGMDDIHRAWHDFVLRVRARDPAPRLYFVKVDVTGAYDALPQDRLAEVVANVLRPHENTYCLRRYAVVRRTAQGHVRRSFKRHVSTFTDLPPYMRQFVERLQETSSLRDSVVIEQSYSLNEASSGLFHLFLSLVYNHVIRIGGKSYVQCQGIPQGSVLSTLLCSLCYGDMERRLFPGIQQDGLLLRLVDDFLLVTPHLKQAQAFLRTLVRGVPEYGCTANLQKTAVNFPVEDMALGSAAPLQLPAHCLFPWCGLLLDTQTLEVSCDYSSTVQDSNPGLATAPPSWPRALQRSDTEACSKVTMDAVMEERGQRVEALPPGSAHRQRSSCPRRPLPRWCSRRARAHGHVSEGKHQ